The following are encoded together in the Bacteroidales bacterium genome:
- a CDS encoding galactose mutarotase, with amino-acid sequence MNRKFIDLSGFPLITGLSLIVFLILTGCNPSEKGSSATEAKNPKCKVEKSFFGLTPEGDSAMLYTLRNEREIIVTITNYGGIITGIHTPDKNGKSGIITLGFDKLEPYLEGHPYFGALVGRYGNRIAKAQFTLDGELYHLAANNGNNSLHGGLRGFDKKLWIPEVIACDERAALKLSYTSPDGEEGYPGKLDVTVTYELLMDQLFITYEAKTDKATVLNLTNHSYFNLAGEGTILDHILYLNASRYTPVNEELIPTGELANVEGTPFDFRKPTIIGEGFDELNNEPLGYDHNFVIDGPEGEKTLAAKVLDPKTGRYLEVHTTEPGVQFYTGNFLDGSLVSGKRVYEQYAGLCLETQHFPDSPNQPDFPGTILRPGENFVSQTIFKFGVED; translated from the coding sequence ATGAACAGGAAATTTATTGATCTATCCGGATTCCCGCTTATCACGGGACTTTCACTGATTGTTTTTTTAATACTAACCGGATGCAACCCCTCCGAGAAAGGCTCTTCCGCCACCGAAGCGAAGAATCCCAAATGCAAAGTGGAAAAGTCTTTTTTCGGTCTGACTCCCGAAGGGGATTCGGCCATGCTCTACACCCTCAGGAATGAAAGAGAGATTATCGTCACTATTACCAACTACGGAGGCATCATTACAGGGATCCACACTCCCGATAAGAATGGAAAATCAGGCATTATTACCCTTGGTTTTGATAAGCTGGAGCCCTACCTGGAAGGCCACCCCTACTTTGGAGCCCTGGTGGGAAGATATGGGAACCGGATTGCCAAAGCCCAATTCACCCTGGATGGAGAGCTATACCACCTGGCCGCAAATAATGGGAACAACTCCCTGCACGGAGGGCTCAGGGGTTTTGACAAGAAACTCTGGATCCCTGAGGTAATCGCCTGCGACGAACGTGCTGCGCTGAAGCTGAGTTATACAAGTCCCGATGGCGAGGAGGGCTACCCGGGAAAGCTGGACGTGACGGTGACCTATGAATTGCTGATGGACCAGCTGTTTATTACCTATGAAGCTAAAACCGACAAGGCCACGGTACTGAACCTGACCAACCACAGCTATTTTAACCTGGCGGGGGAAGGGACTATCCTGGATCACATCCTCTATCTGAATGCATCCAGGTATACCCCGGTGAATGAGGAGCTGATCCCCACCGGAGAACTGGCCAATGTGGAGGGAACTCCCTTTGATTTCAGAAAGCCAACTATAATCGGAGAAGGTTTTGATGAGCTGAACAACGAGCCCCTGGGCTATGACCATAACTTTGTGATCGATGGTCCGGAGGGGGAGAAAACCCTGGCCGCCAAAGTACTGGATCCCAAAACAGGGCGCTATCTGGAGGTACATACCACCGAACCCGGGGTGCAGTTCTATACAGGGAACTTTCTGGACGGTTCGCTGGTATCCGGCAAGAGGGTCTACGAGCAATATGCCGGCCTGTGCCTGGAAACACAGCATTTTCCCGATTCGCCCAATCAGCCTGATTTCCCAGGTACCATACTTCGCCCTGGTGAGAACTTTGTTTCCCAGACCATCTTTAAATTCGGCGTCGAGGACTGA
- a CDS encoding cyclic nucleotide-binding domain-containing protein encodes MSPENLISHFSFEKDIMDELANAEIRELSAGTIILKEQQFIKQVPLVLDGSIKLRKLDPTGREIVFYHIEPGESCILSITSCLNEKESQAEAIVEKRTRLLLVSLERPGR; translated from the coding sequence ATGAGTCCCGAAAATCTAATATCCCATTTTTCCTTTGAGAAGGATATCATGGACGAGCTGGCGAATGCGGAAATCCGGGAGCTAAGTGCAGGCACAATTATCCTGAAGGAACAACAGTTTATTAAACAAGTCCCTCTGGTACTGGATGGTTCCATCAAGCTTCGGAAACTGGACCCCACCGGGAGGGAAATTGTCTTTTACCATATTGAACCGGGAGAAAGCTGCATTCTTTCCATTACTTCCTGCCTGAATGAAAAAGAGAGCCAGGCCGAAGCCATCGTAGAAAAAAGAACCCGACTGCTGCTGGTCAGCTTGGAACGGCCAGGGAGGTGA